The Afifella aestuarii DNA segment GCGGTGCTTGCGCGGGAAGGGACGGAAGGGCTGTTTTGTTATCCCTCACTCGACCAGGACGCGATCGATTGCGGCGGCGCTCGTCTTCAGGACGAGATCAGCAAGCGCCTGCAAGCCTTCGAGACGTTCTCGGAGGATTACGAGACCCTTTCCACGGCCTTCTATGCCGACAGCCGTCTCCTGAAGATCGATCAGGACGGTCGCATCATGCTTCCCGAGGAATTCATCGAATTCGCCGGCATCAAGGATGCGGCGGTGTTTGCCGGTCTCGGCCTCAAATTTCAGATCTGGGAGCAGGAGAAGTTCCAGGCGCGCCGTCAGGTCGCCCGCTCCAGACTGCGCAGCATCATCCGTTCGCTCGACGGCAAGCGGCCGTCCGAGGACGACGCGTGATGGGCGGGTCGGAAAGCCTGCCGAACAATTCCCCGCATGTCCCGGTGATGCTCGAGCCGGTCATGGAGGCTCTCAATGTGCGCGCCGAGGGGCGCTACATCGACGGAACATTCGGGGCCGGCGGCTACAGCCGCGCCATCCTCGAGGCGGGCGGCGCGGTTCTGGCGATCGATCGCGATCCGAGTGCGATCGCCGGCGGTGCGGCTCTTCTCGACGAATACGGGGCGCGCCTGCGTCTCGTCGAAGGCCGTTTCTCCGAGCTCGAGGCGATCGCCAAAGACAACGATTTCACGCCAGCCGATGGCGTCGTTCTCGATATTGGCGTGTCCTCCATGCAGCTCGATCAGGCCGAGCGCGGCTTCTCATTTCGTTTCGACGGCCCGCTCGACATGCGCATGGGCGCGGACGGTGCGTCTGCCGCCGACGTCGTCAATCGTGCCTCGATCGGCGATCTTCAGCGCATCATCGGCCATCTCGGTGAGGAGCGCCGCGCCGGGCGCATTGCCCGCGCAATCGCCGCGGCCCGCGAGGACGAGCCGATTACGCGCACCGCGACGCTCGCTTCAATCGTCGAGAAGGCGGCCGGCGGCCGGGCTCCCGGCTCCCATATCCATCCTGCGACGCGCACCTTTCAGGCGCTGCGCATCTTCGTCAACCGCGAGCTCGACGAGCTCGTCGAGGCGCTTTCTGCGGCCGAGCAGGTTCTGGGCGAGGGCGGCAGGCTGGTCGTCGTCGCCTTCCATTCGCTCGAGGATCGTATCGTCAAGCGCTTCCTGCGTCTGCGCAGCGAGGAGCTGCGCGGTTCGCGCCATCAGCCGTTGAATGTCGGTCCGGCGCCGAGCTTCAAGGCGCTCAATCGCGGCCTCAAGGCCGATGATGCGGAAACTGCGCGCAATCCGCGGTCTCGCTCAGCGGTTCTGCGTGCGGCCGAACGCACCGCGGCTGCCGCTCATCCCCTCGATAACACGCGCCTCGGTGTTCCCCGCCTTGTCGGTGTCTCCGGGCCGGAGGCCTTCGCATGATGCGTGTTCTCAACATCGTCGCCATCGCCGCGGCCCTCATCGCGGCCTTCTCCGTGTTCAATCTGAAGTACCAGGCTGAAGGCGTCGCCAAAGAGGTCGCTGAGCTGCAGCGGAAGGTCGATCAGGAAAAAGAAAGCCTGTCGCTCCTGCGCGCCGAATGGAGCGTTCTCAACCAGCCGGAACGTGTCGAGGAACTCGTCACGCGGCATGCCGAAGCTCTCGACCTCGCACCCGTCGAGCCGGCGCAACTTGCTGATCCAAGGCAGATACCCATGCGAAGCATCGCTCCGAGCGAGCAGGACCGTGATCTCCTGACCGGCCTCGCCGGCGATCTGGTGGAGAAACTCCAGTGAGCGTCACGACCGAAGCCTTCAAGCCGGACAATTCATGGCGGGAGAGCAGCTGGAGGCATCTTGCTTCCCGCCCGCGTCAGCCGTCGATCACCCGAGCTGGCGACAACGAACGTCTGCGTTGGCGTGTCGTCTTCGCGATGGCCGCGTTCGGCGTGCTCTACGCGGTGCTCGCCGGACGGCTCGTGCATCTGGGTCTCGCCGCCAATGGCGATGATATGCGCACGGCCGGTGCCGCAAGCGCGGTTGCTGCCGCGCGGCCCGATATCGTCGACGAGAACGGCGAGATTCTCGCCACCGACATCAAGACGGCGTCGCTTTACGCAGAGCCGCGCCGCATCGTCGATGCCGACGAGGCCGCCGAGCAATTGTCGCTGGTTTTCCCGGATTTCGATCGTGAGCGGCTGCGGCGCGATCTTGCCACCAATGCGGGCTTTCTTTGGCTGAAGCGCGAGATCACGCCGGATCAGCGCCGGCGTGTGCACGAGCTCGGCCTGCCGGGCATCGGCTTCGTCTCTGAAAATCGCCGTTTCTATCCTGGCGGCCCAACCGTTTCCCACATTCTGGGTGCGGTCAACGTCGACAATCAGGGCATCGCTGGCATCGAAAAGTATATCGACGACAGCGGTCTTGCCGATCTGCATCAGGCGGGCTTTGCGACCGAACACGGTCTCGAACCGGTCAAGCTCTCCATCGATCTGCGTGTGCAGCATGCTGTCCGCAGCGAGCTCGAGACCGCGATGGGCAAGTACACCGCCAAAGCCGCCATCGGCATCGTGCTCGACGTGAAGACCGGCGAAGTCGTCGGCATGAGCTCGCTGCCCGACTTCGATCCGAATATCCCTGCCCAGGCTCTCGACAAGGACCGGCTCAACCGCGCCACCGTCGGCGTCTACGAGATGGGCTCGACCTTCAAGACGTTTACGACGGCCATGGCCCTCGATTCAGGGCTGGTGCACCTGAACGACACGTTCGACGCGAGCAAGCCGCTGCGCATCTCGGGCTTCACCATTCACGATTTCCACGGCAAGCACCGGGCTTTGAGCGTGCCGGAGATCTTCATCTATTCGTCGAACATCGGCACGGCGAAGATGGCGCTCGAATGCGGCATCCCCATGCAGCAGGAATTTTTGGGCAAGCTCGGGCTTCTCGACGAGTTGCGGACCGAATTGCCGGAAGCCGGCGCACCGCTGAAGCCGCGGGAGTGGACCAAGCTCTCTTCGGTCACGATTTCCTTCGGCCACGGCATTTCCGTGTCTCCGCTGCAGACGGCTGCGGCCGGTGCGGCGCTGATGAACGGCGGCTATTATATTCCTCCGACGTTCCTGCCGCGCGACGAGCGGACTGCGGCCGAGCTTTCGCGCCGGGTGGTCAAGCCTGAGACGAGCGCCGATATGCGCAAGCTGATGCGGCTCAACGTCCTCAAGGGGTCCGGCCGCCGCGCCGCCGTTCCGGGCTACCGCGTCGGCGGCAAGACGGGGACCGCCGAAAAGGTGGTGAACGGCAAATACGCGCACGACAAGCGCCGCAATGCCTTCCTGTCGGCTTTCCCGATCGACGATCCCCGCTATCTCGTGCTGGTGGTCATCGACGAACCGAACCCGGAGAAGCCTGGATTGCCCGCCACGGCCGGCATGAATGCCGCCCCCACGACCGCCGCCATCATCCGCCGGATCGCCCCGATGCTCGGCATCAAACCGCTCCTCACCGATCCTGAAGAGGATCTGGCGACGACGATCGCAGCCATCGAGTAGGTGACAGGTCGATGGCTTCCGACAAGGCCTACCCACCGCGCCGGCTCGGCAAGCTCTTCGGCGACGAAGCTTCCGTTGCCGACGATGCCGCCGAGGTTTGGATCTCCGGACTGACCGCGGACAGCCGCGAGGTGGTCCGGGGAACGCTCTTCGCTGCGCTGCCCGGCACAAAATCCGATGGCGCTTCCTTCATCCCGGATGCGATGAAGAAGGGTGCCGCCGCGATCCTGACGGGCACGAAGCCGC contains these protein-coding regions:
- the ftsL gene encoding cell division protein FtsL, coding for MMRVLNIVAIAAALIAAFSVFNLKYQAEGVAKEVAELQRKVDQEKESLSLLRAEWSVLNQPERVEELVTRHAEALDLAPVEPAQLADPRQIPMRSIAPSEQDRDLLTGLAGDLVEKLQ
- a CDS encoding division/cell wall cluster transcriptional repressor MraZ produces the protein MATFTNRLDAKGRVSVPAQFRAVLAREGTEGLFCYPSLDQDAIDCGGARLQDEISKRLQAFETFSEDYETLSTAFYADSRLLKIDQDGRIMLPEEFIEFAGIKDAAVFAGLGLKFQIWEQEKFQARRQVARSRLRSIIRSLDGKRPSEDDA
- a CDS encoding peptidoglycan D,D-transpeptidase FtsI family protein — its product is MAAFGVLYAVLAGRLVHLGLAANGDDMRTAGAASAVAAARPDIVDENGEILATDIKTASLYAEPRRIVDADEAAEQLSLVFPDFDRERLRRDLATNAGFLWLKREITPDQRRRVHELGLPGIGFVSENRRFYPGGPTVSHILGAVNVDNQGIAGIEKYIDDSGLADLHQAGFATEHGLEPVKLSIDLRVQHAVRSELETAMGKYTAKAAIGIVLDVKTGEVVGMSSLPDFDPNIPAQALDKDRLNRATVGVYEMGSTFKTFTTAMALDSGLVHLNDTFDASKPLRISGFTIHDFHGKHRALSVPEIFIYSSNIGTAKMALECGIPMQQEFLGKLGLLDELRTELPEAGAPLKPREWTKLSSVTISFGHGISVSPLQTAAAGAALMNGGYYIPPTFLPRDERTAAELSRRVVKPETSADMRKLMRLNVLKGSGRRAAVPGYRVGGKTGTAEKVVNGKYAHDKRRNAFLSAFPIDDPRYLVLVVIDEPNPEKPGLPATAGMNAAPTTAAIIRRIAPMLGIKPLLTDPEEDLATTIAAIE
- the rsmH gene encoding 16S rRNA (cytosine(1402)-N(4))-methyltransferase RsmH, which gives rise to MGGSESLPNNSPHVPVMLEPVMEALNVRAEGRYIDGTFGAGGYSRAILEAGGAVLAIDRDPSAIAGGAALLDEYGARLRLVEGRFSELEAIAKDNDFTPADGVVLDIGVSSMQLDQAERGFSFRFDGPLDMRMGADGASAADVVNRASIGDLQRIIGHLGEERRAGRIARAIAAAREDEPITRTATLASIVEKAAGGRAPGSHIHPATRTFQALRIFVNRELDELVEALSAAEQVLGEGGRLVVVAFHSLEDRIVKRFLRLRSEELRGSRHQPLNVGPAPSFKALNRGLKADDAETARNPRSRSAVLRAAERTAAAAHPLDNTRLGVPRLVGVSGPEAFA